In Toxoplasma gondii ME49 chromosome X, whole genome shotgun sequence, a single genomic region encodes these proteins:
- a CDS encoding hypothetical protein (encoded by transcript TGME49_234180), translating into MGCTGSKSPVSTPSGRQGQIQRKRKEREKRGSKVPKDAVQQTRPTRFFGVTKTSVVATVAVDRKSIIRAYLEPDGGGTETEGIEVECEPDADHYLLFDDLKPGTVYRLKLFYVVPEKHHLGNMLAAMLRGKRTHDRNDAMQETAVKVRRGSLVGVHGGDVFGRRKIARGMTPRPGMKCVAMLPNSAQKLKVRTLPVERERMSVHLISALPPRSFPPERCHEEASA; encoded by the exons ATGGGATGCACCGGCAGCAAGAGTCCAGTCAGCACACCTTCAGGGCGACAAGGCCAAAtccagcgaaagagaaaagaacgggagaaacgcggtTCAAAG GTGCCCAAGGATGCCGTCCAGCAAACTCGCCCCACCCGTTTTTTCGGTGTCACAAAAACCTCTGTTGT AGCAACCGTCGCTGTTGACAGGAAATCGATCATTCGAGCATACTTGGAGCCAGATGGCGGAGGCaccgagacagaaggcatTGAAGTAGAGTGCGAACCCGACGCTGATCATTATCTCCTGTTCGACGATTTGAAACCAG GCACGGTTTATCGGCTGAAGCTGTTCTACGTTGTCCCAGAGAAGCACCACTTAGGCAATATGTTGGCTGCAATGTTACGCGGCAAGCGTACACACGACAGGAACGATGCCATGCAGGAAACTGCTGTTAAAGTTAGGCGTGGTTCGCTAGTGGGTGTACACGGTGGTGACGTCTTTGGACGACGGAAGATTGCTCGAGGCATGACGCCTCGTCCCGGAATGAAGTGTGTTGCAATGCTGCCAAATTCTGCACAGAAATTGAAAGTGCGCACACTCCCCGTGGAAAGGGAAAGAATGTCCGTCCACCTGATCAGTGCGCTCCCCCCAAGGTCCTTTCCACCAGAACGTTGCCATGAGGAAGCTTCTGCATGA
- a CDS encoding serine hydroxymethyltransferase 2, putative (encoded by transcript TGME49_234190) encodes MDAFGPFYAPKFLRRCLLSSRKKPSLYKTRRLPVSVRATTCLHHRLFSFLASEYSVVNSIAPGSDAGFACQAPSKILSLPGRPIAYFTSSSYPFKMAPQSVPPVGNFSGLAAAVGTDHEEADVTMLQSATPRGEAPKHGEEGSRPTGTKPLQALATQDPELYELLREEKRRQISGLELIASENFTSQAVMECLGSCLTNKYSEGYPGARYYGGNEVIDRIECLCQRRALAAFGLDIEEWAVNVQPYSGSPANMAVFVGLLQPHDRIMGLDLPSGGHLTHGFYTAKKRISATSIFFESLPYGVDEKTGLIDYEELRKRALVFRPKLIICGHSAYPRDLDYVKFREIADAAGAMLMCDMAHTSGLIAANLLTSPFPYCDIVTTTTHKTLRGPRSGMIFINKRRVPDGEGLINSGVFPSLQGGPHNHQIAALACQLKEVMSPSWATYASQVIRNSNALAARLQHHGHRLTTDGTDNHLLLMDLRPDGITGTKMQLCCDEASITLNKNTVPGDTSAANPSGVRIGSPALTTRGFKEKDFEQIADWLHEIVLIAQEIQTNYGKKLVDFKKGVPGNPRLLEIKQAITDWACSFSMPGQADI; translated from the exons ATGGATGCATTCGGGCCATTCTACGCCCCCAAGTTTCTTCGccgttgtctcctctcaAGTCGCAAAAAGCCCTCCCTCTACAAGACAAGAAGATTGCCAGTGTCTGTCAGGGCCACTACTTGCCTTCACCACaggctcttctcttttctagCCTCTGAGTACTCCGTCGTGAATAGCATTGCGCCAGGCAGCGACGCAGGCTTTGCGTGTCAGGCACCGAGTAAAATTCTGTCCCTTCCTGGTCGCCCCATTGCGTACTTCACTTCGTCGTCATATCCCTTCAAGATGGCGCCG CAATCCGTTCCACCTGTGGGGAATTTTTCGGGCTTGGCTGCCGCCGTGGGGACCGATcacgaagaggcagacgtcACAATGCTTCAGTCTGCGACTCCCCGTGGTGAGGCTCCAAAACACGGGGAAGAAGGCTCCCGACCAACGGGCACGAAGCCTCTTCAAGCACTCGCTACACAGGACCCCGAACTGTATGAGCTCcttcgagaggagaagcgacgacAAATCTCTGGTCTAGAACTCATCGCATCTGAA AATTTTACGTCACAGGCTGTGATGGAATGTCTTGGTTCCTGCCTGACGAACAAATATAGCGAGGGATACCCTGGGGCACGGTACTATGGAGGAAACGAAGTTATAGATCGCATCGAATGTCTATGCCAGCGTCGCGCGTTGGCTGCCTTCGGCTTGGATATTGAGGAGTGGGCCGTGAATGTTCAACCGTACAGCGGCAGTCCCGCTAACATGGCCGTCTTCGTTGGGTTGCTTCAGCCCCACGATCGAATAATGGGACTTGATCTGCCATCTG GAGGGCATCTGACGCATGGCTTCTACACTGCGAAGAAGCGTATTAGTGCAACGTCCATTTTTTTCGAGTCCCTCCCATATGGTGTGGATGAAAAAACCGGCTTGATTGATTATGAAGAGCTGCGGAAGCGAGCCCTAGTTTTCAGGCCGAAGCTGATTATCTGCGGCCACTCAGCCTATCCAAG AGATCTGGACTACGTGAAGTTCAGAGAGATCGCGGATGCCGCCGGCGCAATGCTAATGTGCGACATGGCTCACACCAGTGGTTTGATTGCTGCGAATCTCCTTACTTCGCCCTTCCCATATTGCGATATCGTCACAACTACAACGCACAAAACCCTGAG GGGTCCTCGCAGTGGAATGATTTTCATCAACAAGAGAAGAGTGCCGGACGGCGAGGGACTCATTAATTCTGGagtcttcccttctcttcaaGGAGGACCGCATAATCACCAAATTGCAGCTCTGGCTTGTCAGCTGAAGGAG GTGATGTCTCCATCGTGGGCGACGTATGCATCTCAAGTTATTCGAAACTCTAACGCTCTGGCTGCGCGCCTTCAACATCACGGCCACCGACTGACGACAGACGGGACTGACAACCATCTCCTCCTTATGGACCTACGTCCAGACGGGATCACCGGCACCAAAATGCAGCTGTGCTGTGATGAAGCAAGCATTACCCTGAACAAGAACACTGTCCCTGGTGATACGTCGGCGGCGAATCCCTCTGGCGTGCGAATTGGATCCCCGGCTCTGACGACAAGAGGATTCAAGGAGAAAGACTTCGAACAAATTGCTGACTGGCTTCACGAAATTGTTCTTATTGCCCAGGAAATTCAGA CGAACTACGGCAAGAAACTTGTGGATTTCAAAAAAGGCGTTCCCGGAAATCCCCGTTTGCTCGAAATTAAGCAAGCAATCACAGACTGGGCGTGTAGTTTCTCAATGCCTGGCCAAGCGGACATTTGA